In Dermacentor andersoni chromosome 4, qqDerAnde1_hic_scaffold, whole genome shotgun sequence, the following proteins share a genomic window:
- the APC10 gene encoding anaphase-promoting complex subunit 10 has protein sequence MNTGYVRDSLSLEREGKVREVGAQAVWSLSSCKPGFGVDQLRDNCLDTYWQSDGPQPHLVNIQFRRKTTIQGICIYADYKLDESYTPNRISVRVGSSFHDLQELEAVDLTEPTGWVHIATRDAAGHPVRTFFVQIAVLSNHQNGRDTHLRQIKVHSPVQQANVSVMPKVNFTSVNCRAFSCIR, from the exons ATGAACACTGGCTATGTCCGCGATTCTTTGAGCTTGGAACGGGAAGGCAAAGTCAGGGAAGTGGGAGCGCAAGCTGTGTGGTCGTTGTCATCTTGTAAGCCGG GATTCGGCGTTGATCAACTGCGTGACAACTGCCTCGACACGTACTGGCAGTCCGATGGGCCTCAGCCGCACCTAGTCAACATTCAGTTTCGCCGCAAGACGACTATTCAGGGGATATGCATTTACGCAGACTATAAACTCGACGAGAGCTACACACCTAACAG GATTTCTGTGCGTGTGGGCAGCAGTTTCCACGACCTGCAGGAGCTGGAGGCTGTAGACTTGACGGAGCCCACGGGCTGGGTGCACATTGCTACACGTGACGCAGCTGGCCACCCTGTGAGGACCTTCTTTGTGCAAATTGCTGTGCTGTCGAATCACCAGAACGGTCGGGACACCCATCTTCGCCAGATCAAAGTGCACTCACCTGTCCAGCAAGCCAATGTCAGCGTCATGCCAAAAGTCAACTTCACCAGTGTCAACTGCCGTGCCTTCAGCTGCATCCGCTGA
- the LOC126535820 gene encoding uncharacterized protein, with amino-acid sequence MAEDLETVKMVIHSILITHKGPMTISELEKEFKSLEDRPVPYQKFGCTNVRQFLNKISDTVIVTRSYTGEDVIQAKPKEEVKHIEEMVKQQKPSTTKAKVRHVTHKPPVRGKYGPRGMYRGRGGGRSFGGRDYSTTVMTSQKLCEPKSSRATPSTPDSHNETTSTSTASNDAAQRRGVSRLHYALLRNTGLLNSTATNYPIHVDTKHHVEADVRNQSTQCVKHEPIPYMPLSVSQNENCREVTNIAEHERCSDDSSGQASGSKSASVKRNLNYMPCNSLVQQWTAQNCVTSSMYQPVYQQTLPVQGVSIPPGQPTLRPSLCRPFVAPLEEGAIACNGETSEQLMSSTLNPSAVAYEPRSMSIRASAGQDEHELTQRAVGREFADNQTQVAPEVTSKGTSTVDLTVDIPQGFATRIRSLLEKYPTGLDIELLMKMCEERMGSSAYFKQNKHPFEMLPDILSSVSSVCIMPDSGGRFKVMLPNKDQKETRTGAPALPDDLRCGLLSILLKIPQGLEVSELLDLYESRFGEHRHIKTHGQCTSDFIRNILYALPGTVVKNHGDGTHTVQMLKEGLQHPMQNLGQSVPLLDAGESDSSVVMCAYPVQELPSCWTFSVAIGEVFSPSEFYILITEGDGLSRLTDLMAELDAFYSSTPADFYSVSISNLKPGFVCAALYTSNGRPLWHRALVQSVRLHEVFVSYIDYGTVMPVKVADIRRLRSDFLELPAQAIRASLSGIKPKNEQVWPSNAKERFLELVQMGECSCSVMSKEQDTLAVQLVMSVGNMECSLSEVLINEDLAVSTMVKEEIAAGSFIETWTFSEGHTADVIMWNGGRYMSSMGISKLLGWKDDLVSTSLSKKGISLVGPLLEKKCDPELHLEVSLSDGVFYFDSVQLYHLHNIPDILRILQHPYENLRSELESKVASCTLSDQPVFVNGGNMSDNWCLSYDDESCMSLSNTTNVNNSQERVDPCEYVHKSSTEDVEDSSSSQDVAAFRQSLQTKLAELKTKRAALRMAAYENPDSVATSDLQFIEKRVDSFSKVLKELDMNSTSQGVEEPFKLSGCNSSNHFSSVRRSSSESVVDKFQTKLMEALMTSKQK; translated from the coding sequence ATGGCCGAAGATCTGGAAACAGTGAAAATGGTTATCCATTCAATACTAATTACACATAAAGGACCCATGACAATTTCAGAACTAGAAAAGGAGTTCAAGTCTCTTGAAGACCGTCCTGTGCCATATCAAAAATTTGGTTGCACAAATGTTCGTCAGTTTCTTAACAAAATCTCCGACACTGTTATTGTCACACGCAGCTATACTGGAGAGGATGTAATACAGGCTAAACCAAAGGAGGAAGTCAAACACATTGAAGAAATGGTCAAGCAGCAAAAGCCAAGCACAACAAAAGCTAAAGTCCGTCATGTAACACACAAACCACCAGTACGAGGAAAGTATGGGCCAAGGGGCATGTATAGGGGCCGAGGAGGTGGCCGCTCCTTTGGCGGAAGAGACTACTCAACAACAGTCATGACGTCGCAGAAGTTGTGTGAACCTAAAAGTTCTCGCGCCACACCTAGCACTCCAGATTCTCACAATGAAACGACATCTACGTCAACAGCCTCAAATGACGCAGCTCAACGCAGAGGGGTGTCAAGGCTCCACTATGCATTACTCAGAAATACTGGTCTTTTGAACAGTACTGCAACAAACTATCCCATCCATGTGGACACGAAACATCATGTTGAAGCTGATGTACGCAATCAATCCACCCAATGTGTTAAACATGAGCCAATTCCTTATATGCCTCTGTCGGTTTCTCAGAATGAAAACTGTAGAGAAGTTACAAACATAGCTGAGCATGAACGGTGTAGTGATGACTCTTCAGGCCAAGCTTCAGGCAGCAAATCAGCTTCTGTAAAGAGAAATCTAAATTATATGCCCTGTAACAGCCTTGTTCAGCAGTGGACTGCACAGAATTGTGTTACCAGCAGCATGTATCAGCCTGTCTATCAACAGACTTTGCCTGTGCAAGGTGTCAGCATTCCCCCCGGTCAGCCTACCTTGAGGCCTTCACTGTGCCGTCCATTTGTAGCTCCGCTAGAAGAAGGGGCCATTGCTTGTAATGGTGAAACAAGTGAGCAGTTGATGAGCAGCACGCTCAATCCCAGTGCTGTTGCATACGAGCCAAGATCTATGAGCATACGAGCAAGTGCCGGTCAAGATGAACATGAGCTCACACAAAGAGCTGTCGGTAGAGAGTTTGCTGACAACCAGACACAAGTTGCACCTGAGGTGACGAGCAAGGGAACGTCAACAGTTGATTTAACTGTTGACATTCCACAAGGTTTCGCAACTCGCATAAGGAGCCTTTTGGAGAAGTATCCCACTGGTCTTGACATCGAATTGCTGATGAAAATGTGTGAAGAGAGAATGGGCAGCAGTGCTTACTTTAAGCAGAATAAGCACCCTTTTGAAATGTTGCCAGATATATTATCTTCAGTCTCTTCAGTGTGCATTATGCCCGACTCTGGAGGGAGGTTCAAAGTTATGCTTCCCAACAAAGACCAGAAGGAAACGCGAACTGGTGCCCCTGCCCTGCCTGATGATCTCCGATGTGGATTGTTGTCAATTCTGCTCAAAATCCCTCAAGGCCTCGAAGTTTCAGAGCTGCTAGACTTGTACGAAAGCCGTTTTGGTGAGCATCGCCACATCAAAACTCACGGCCAATGTACAAGTGACTTCATTCGCAACATACTGTATGCACTTCCTGGCACAGTTGTGAAAAACCATGGTGATGGGACACACACCGTACAAATGCTCAAAGAGGGTCTGCAACACCCGATGCAGAATCTCGGGCAATCTGTGCCGCTCTTGGATGCTGGCGAGTCTGATTCTTCTGTAGTCATGTGTGCTTATCCCGTACAAGAACTACCCAGCTGCTGGACATTTTCTGTTGCTATAGGGGAAGTGTTCTCGCCATCTGAGTTTTACATCTTAATTACAGAAGGTGATGGACTCAGTCGACTAACAGACTTAATGGCTGAGCTAGATGCGTTTTACTCCAGCACACCTGCTGATTTTTACTCCGTGAGTATCAGTAATTTGAAGCCAGGCTTCGTTTGTGCTGCTCTGTACACAAGCAACGGACGTCCACTCTGGCATCGGGCTCTTGTGCAAAGTGTTCGACTTCATGAAGTGTTTGTATCCTACATTGACTACGGCACAGTAATGCCTGTGAAAGTTGCTGACATCAGGAGGCTCCGATCTGACTTTCTTGAACTTCCTGCGCAGGCAATTAGAGCTTCACTTTCAGGTATAAAGCCCAAAAATGAACAGGTGTGGCCATCCAACGCTAAGGAACGCTTCTTGGAGCTAGTACAGATGGGAGAGTGTAGCTGCTCTGTCATGAGCAAAGAGCAAGACACCTTAGCTGTACAGCTAGTGATGTCTGTTGGCAACATGGAGTGCTCTCTCAGTGAAGTTTTGATTAACGAAGACTTGGCAGTAAGCACAATGGTGAAAGAAGAAATTGCAGCTGGAAGTTTTATAGAAACATGGACTTTCTCAGAGGGTCACACTGCTGATGTGATCATGTGGAATGGGGGACGTTACATGTCTTCTATGGGTATCTCAAAGCTTTTGGGCTGGAAAGATGACTTGGTGTCAACGAGCCTTTCCAAAAAGGGTATCAGTCTTGTTGGGCCTTTGCTAGAAAAAAAGTGTGATCCAGAGCTTCACCTTGAGGTTTCCCTGAGTGATGGTGTCTTTTATTTCGACAGTGTCCAGTTGTATCACTTGCACAATATTCCAGACATTCTCAGAATCTTGCAACATCCATACGAGAATTTGAGAAGTGAGCTGGAGAGTAAGGTGGCGAGTTGCACTCTGTCTGATCAACCTGTGTTTGTGAATGGAGGCAACATGAGTGATAATTGGTGCCTCAGCTATGATGATGAGTCTTGTATGTCTCTGAGCAACACGACTAATGTCAACAACTCGCAAGAGCGAGTTGATCCTTGTGAATATGTACACAAAAGTAGCACTGAAGATGTCGAAGACAGCAGCAGCTCCCAAGATGTGGCAGCCTTCAGACAAAGTCTTCAGACAAAACTAGCAGAATTGAAGACGAAACGAGCTGCATTAAGAATGGCAGCATATGAGAACCCTGACTCTGTTGCCACATCTGACCTGCAATTTATTGAAAAAAGGGTTGATTCCTTCAGCAAGGTGCTGAAAGAGCTGGACATGAATTCCACCTCGCAAGGCGTGGAGGAGCCTTTCAAGTTGTCCGGTTGTAACTCGTCTAATCATTTTAGCAGCGTCAGACGGAGTTCTTCAGAAAGTGTTGTAGACAAATTTCAAACTAAGCTAATGGAAGCATTAATGACTTCAAAGCAGAAGTGA